One stretch of Janibacter limosus DNA includes these proteins:
- a CDS encoding glycosyltransferase family A protein, with protein sequence MRTGFAGQWLLTTSDPDVVLVEVDARSTETVEAPFARQREAVLGSTVPVIVWVTASSAVATGAAAVTRLLQGVTAATHVLVDDPTVVDEWTRALGREVQHLGPAVDPALHSVALTGSTLARQRRLALVGEPQFDRARLDRISPDLVSVLGSGKIPAEPRGDRLDLGNNRTVAFLADEPLTPWYALEAASAGASLLATDEVAARWPESLAAHAYRVGDDSQLQQHAIAQMWQDELVDRTTLAAAREVRSEHTFARRASDLEALVGRARPGRTGPGGARGVSAVISTNRAHELDTVADNMARQTLLREGHVQVVLVLHGLDVQTAEVAARFRDRGIDNLEIRHADSELTLGACLNLGIDASDGAHIAKIDDDNFYGRYYLSDLVDAIGYSGAGIVGKWAHYMWLRSTGAVILRFPKSEHSYERLVQGGSILMRGDVARELRFSDLPRRVDTTLLDRAKEAGVRTYSADRFNYVSIRGRDPQAHTWKLEDTAFMNRSGQVVFYGDPREHVEI encoded by the coding sequence GTGAGGACTGGCTTCGCGGGGCAGTGGTTGCTGACGACCAGCGACCCGGACGTCGTGCTCGTGGAGGTGGATGCGCGATCCACGGAGACCGTCGAGGCTCCCTTCGCCCGTCAGCGCGAGGCCGTGCTCGGGTCGACGGTCCCCGTCATCGTGTGGGTCACGGCGAGCAGCGCGGTCGCGACCGGTGCGGCGGCGGTGACCCGACTCCTGCAGGGAGTCACGGCTGCGACGCACGTCCTCGTCGATGACCCCACCGTCGTGGATGAGTGGACGAGGGCGCTCGGTCGCGAGGTCCAGCACCTGGGACCCGCCGTGGACCCTGCACTCCACTCGGTGGCACTCACCGGTTCCACCCTGGCCCGTCAGCGGCGGCTGGCGCTCGTGGGTGAGCCCCAGTTCGACCGGGCCCGCCTCGACCGGATCAGCCCCGACCTCGTGAGCGTCCTGGGCTCTGGGAAGATCCCCGCGGAGCCCCGTGGCGACCGTCTGGACCTGGGCAACAACCGGACGGTGGCCTTCCTCGCCGACGAGCCGCTCACCCCGTGGTACGCGCTCGAGGCGGCCAGCGCGGGCGCCTCGCTGCTGGCGACCGACGAGGTGGCCGCGCGTTGGCCGGAGTCCTTGGCCGCGCACGCCTACCGCGTCGGTGATGACAGTCAGCTCCAGCAGCACGCCATCGCCCAGATGTGGCAGGACGAGCTCGTCGACCGCACCACGCTCGCGGCCGCCCGCGAGGTCCGGTCCGAGCACACCTTCGCCCGCCGGGCCAGTGATCTCGAGGCGCTCGTCGGTCGCGCCCGTCCCGGCCGCACCGGTCCGGGCGGGGCGCGCGGAGTGAGCGCGGTGATCTCGACCAATCGGGCCCACGAGCTCGACACGGTGGCGGACAACATGGCCCGTCAGACGTTGTTGCGTGAGGGGCACGTCCAGGTGGTCCTCGTCCTGCACGGGTTGGATGTTCAGACGGCCGAGGTGGCCGCTCGCTTCCGGGACCGGGGCATCGACAACCTGGAGATCCGTCACGCCGACTCCGAGCTCACGCTCGGAGCGTGTCTCAACCTGGGGATCGACGCCAGTGATGGGGCGCACATCGCCAAGATCGACGATGACAACTTCTACGGCAGGTACTACCTGAGCGACCTCGTCGACGCGATCGGCTACTCGGGCGCCGGGATCGTCGGCAAGTGGGCGCACTACATGTGGTTGCGCAGCACCGGCGCTGTGATTCTCCGCTTCCCCAAGAGCGAGCACAGCTACGAGCGGCTCGTCCAAGGAGGATCAATCCTCATGCGCGGTGATGTGGCGCGCGAGCTGCGCTTCTCCGACCTGCCGCGAAGGGTGGACACCACCCTGCTCGATCGGGCGAAGGAAGCCGGGGTGCGCACCTACTCCGCGGATCGCTTCAACTACGTGAGCATCCGTGGCCGCGACCCGCAGGCACACACGTGGAAGCTCGAGGACACGGCCTTCATGAACCGCTCAGGCCAGGTGGTCTTCTACGGCGACCCGCGCGAGCACGTCGAGATCTGA
- a CDS encoding acyltransferase family protein, producing the protein MTGGPGGTLAQQDAKETATGAQHGAKGKKVLRGDIEGLRAVAVGTVLLYHVGIPFMPGGFVGVDIFFVISGFLITSLLLREATKSGRISIADFYARRARRLLPAASVVLIFTAVVGWFVLPGQDRSNLGTDVIAATFYVINWALAYRSVDYLAEDAAPSALQHYWSLSVEEQFYVVWPLIIILGLVLARRTRLRPKPLLFGILTLIAGASFIYSVVHTKSDPATAYFYSTTRIWELAIGALLAFLVVRLTTLPRVLAEVIAGLGLALIVWSALFLDATTPWPGSWALAPTVGAALVIAAGCASQGTVAARLLSLRPLVWIGGISYAIYLWHWPLIILTKAAYPEVRIRYLIVVGLVAIVLAWLTKHLVEDPIRFHPQLSAKASRGLLFGLVSMLVTAMLGGLVYISVPRLDASAPVKGATDLIIDPGSDDWKIKQGEALADVLPNSGTTVPDPAVAAEDVPAYYADDCQVLAGDSQVDTSCVYGAKDGSKTVAMLGDSKMGQWFPAVTAIADQEDWRVELYLKSACAFSYAAKEPDCAQFAKNVIKRYQEAGAPDIALISHGAPKSDELQAGSEKAVEDLKALGTQVVYVADSPRPAMPEVYTCVEENPDDFSACGSPSKGRGREGVGTPNIEKAAEATDTPLIDLNEWICPPGETCPPVISDTLVYRQGSHLTASYVRSLTPMLYRSLAKLDLTEANSSDIAAATP; encoded by the coding sequence GTGACCGGGGGACCGGGGGGCACGCTCGCGCAGCAGGACGCCAAGGAGACCGCGACGGGAGCCCAGCACGGCGCGAAGGGCAAGAAGGTCCTTCGCGGAGACATCGAGGGTCTGCGGGCGGTCGCCGTGGGCACCGTCCTGCTCTACCACGTCGGCATCCCGTTCATGCCCGGCGGATTCGTCGGCGTCGACATCTTCTTCGTCATCTCCGGATTCCTCATCACCTCTTTGCTGCTCCGCGAGGCGACCAAGAGCGGCCGCATCTCCATCGCGGACTTCTACGCCCGGAGGGCGCGACGCCTGCTGCCGGCGGCATCCGTCGTCCTGATCTTCACGGCGGTCGTCGGGTGGTTCGTCCTTCCGGGGCAGGACCGGTCCAACCTCGGAACCGATGTCATCGCCGCGACCTTCTACGTCATCAACTGGGCATTGGCCTACCGATCCGTCGACTACCTGGCCGAGGACGCGGCGCCCTCCGCGCTGCAGCACTACTGGTCGCTGTCGGTGGAGGAGCAGTTCTACGTCGTCTGGCCGCTGATCATCATCCTCGGGCTCGTGCTCGCGCGACGGACCCGCCTGCGACCCAAGCCCCTCCTGTTCGGGATCCTGACGCTCATCGCCGGGGCCTCCTTCATCTACTCCGTCGTGCACACGAAGTCCGACCCGGCCACGGCCTACTTCTACTCGACGACGCGCATCTGGGAACTGGCGATCGGCGCCCTGCTGGCCTTCCTCGTCGTGCGGCTGACCACGCTGCCCCGGGTGTTGGCCGAGGTCATCGCCGGACTCGGTCTGGCGCTCATCGTCTGGTCGGCCCTCTTCCTTGACGCCACGACGCCGTGGCCCGGCTCCTGGGCACTCGCCCCGACGGTCGGTGCAGCACTGGTCATCGCCGCGGGCTGCGCCTCCCAGGGCACCGTCGCCGCGCGACTGCTCAGCCTTCGCCCGCTGGTGTGGATCGGTGGCATCTCCTACGCCATCTACCTGTGGCACTGGCCGCTGATCATCCTCACCAAGGCCGCCTACCCCGAGGTGCGCATCAGGTACCTCATCGTGGTCGGCCTCGTCGCGATCGTCCTCGCGTGGTTGACGAAGCACCTCGTCGAGGACCCGATCCGGTTCCACCCGCAGTTGAGCGCCAAGGCCTCTCGCGGTCTGCTCTTCGGGCTGGTCTCGATGCTCGTCACGGCGATGCTCGGCGGGCTCGTGTACATCAGCGTGCCCCGGCTCGATGCCAGTGCCCCGGTGAAGGGGGCGACCGACCTCATCATCGACCCCGGCTCGGACGACTGGAAGATCAAGCAGGGCGAGGCGCTCGCGGACGTCCTGCCGAACTCCGGCACAACGGTCCCCGATCCAGCGGTTGCCGCCGAGGACGTTCCGGCGTACTACGCGGATGACTGCCAGGTCCTGGCCGGCGACAGCCAGGTGGACACCAGTTGCGTGTACGGGGCGAAGGACGGCAGCAAGACCGTTGCGATGCTGGGCGACTCGAAGATGGGGCAGTGGTTCCCGGCGGTCACCGCCATCGCGGACCAGGAGGACTGGCGGGTCGAGCTCTACCTCAAGTCTGCCTGCGCCTTCAGCTACGCCGCCAAGGAGCCCGACTGCGCGCAGTTCGCGAAGAATGTGATCAAGCGCTACCAGGAGGCCGGGGCGCCCGACATCGCATTGATCTCCCACGGAGCACCGAAGTCGGACGAGCTACAGGCTGGCTCCGAGAAGGCCGTCGAGGATCTGAAGGCACTCGGCACTCAGGTCGTCTACGTCGCGGACTCACCGCGACCGGCGATGCCTGAGGTCTACACCTGCGTCGAGGAGAATCCTGACGACTTCTCCGCCTGCGGTTCTCCATCCAAGGGAAGAGGCCGCGAAGGTGTGGGTACCCCAAACATCGAGAAGGCCGCGGAGGCTACGGACACTCCTCTCATCGACCTCAACGAGTGGATCTGCCCTCCGGGCGAGACCTGTCCGCCGGTCATCTCGGACACACTCGTCTACCGGCAGGGAAGCCATCTCACGGCGAGCTATGTCCGTAGCCTGACCCCGATGCTCTACCGCTCGTTGGCGAAGCTGGACCTGACGGAAGCCAACTCGTCCGACATCGCGGCGGCGACGCCCTGA
- the wecB gene encoding non-hydrolyzing UDP-N-acetylglucosamine 2-epimerase: MALVLHVTGARPNFPKAAPVLEGLTAYDVEQLLVHTGQHYDDKMSDIFFRQLGIPKPDVNLGVGSGAHGAQTAKVMEALEQLFTDRRPDLVVVYGDVNSTVAAALVASKMGITFAHVEAGLRSFDMTMPEEINRLVTDRLSDLLLTTSVDAIAHLGNEGTDPDKIHFVGNPMIDTLLKNKDRFDSAAAREEVGLEGDYIVATLHRPGNVDDPDDVAELVAAMHAVADQAQVVIPLHPRGRARLEEAGFLDHPKMRVIDPLGYLEFMGLVRGASAVVTDSGGVQEETTILGVPCLTLRPNTERPVTITHGTNQLVTRESLPERVREVLATGPLTEWDTPPLWDGHAGERIARILARSVGVARRGEG; this comes from the coding sequence ATGGCTCTCGTCCTTCACGTCACCGGTGCACGCCCCAACTTCCCGAAGGCGGCCCCCGTCCTCGAGGGTTTGACCGCATACGACGTCGAGCAACTGCTGGTCCACACCGGGCAGCACTACGACGACAAGATGTCGGACATCTTCTTCCGCCAGCTCGGGATCCCGAAGCCGGACGTCAACCTCGGAGTCGGTTCCGGCGCCCACGGCGCCCAGACCGCGAAGGTCATGGAGGCGCTCGAGCAGCTCTTCACCGACCGGCGCCCCGACCTGGTCGTCGTCTACGGCGATGTGAACTCCACCGTCGCGGCCGCCCTCGTCGCGTCCAAGATGGGCATCACCTTTGCCCACGTCGAGGCAGGGCTACGGTCCTTCGACATGACGATGCCGGAGGAGATCAACCGTCTCGTCACCGATCGACTGTCCGACCTGCTGCTGACCACGAGCGTCGACGCGATCGCCCACCTGGGCAACGAGGGCACGGACCCCGACAAGATCCACTTCGTCGGCAACCCGATGATCGACACGCTGCTGAAGAACAAGGACCGATTCGACTCCGCCGCAGCTCGCGAGGAGGTCGGCCTCGAGGGCGACTACATCGTCGCGACCCTGCACCGCCCGGGCAATGTCGACGACCCCGACGATGTTGCGGAGCTGGTCGCCGCGATGCACGCCGTCGCCGACCAGGCGCAGGTCGTCATCCCGCTCCACCCGCGCGGCCGGGCCCGCCTCGAGGAGGCCGGGTTCCTCGATCACCCGAAGATGCGCGTCATCGACCCCCTCGGTTATCTCGAGTTCATGGGGCTGGTCCGGGGCGCGTCCGCGGTCGTGACCGACTCCGGTGGCGTCCAGGAGGAGACGACGATCCTCGGCGTCCCGTGCCTCACGCTGCGTCCCAACACGGAGCGCCCGGTGACCATCACCCACGGCACCAACCAGCTCGTCACCCGCGAGTCGCTGCCAGAGCGCGTCAGAGAGGTCCTCGCCACAGGTCCTCTGACCGAGTGGGACACCCCGCCCCTGTGGGACGGGCACGCCGGTGAACGCATCGCCAGGATCCTCGCCCGATCCGTGGGGGTCGCGCGACGAGGCGAGGGGTGA
- a CDS encoding glycosyltransferase family 2 protein, giving the protein MDPWDKLVTQLASGLDERAVRGYTRLGIRTRSPLIREVLQAAGETAALGWVTALGGASDSHARGLEILDRAVSEVGVEAVPDTALAIWGHLLLRAGRDVDLQALVDNDAAPLPLIDRWMLRSDLLNPHRTAGGPGATGAPDPDGLRAAEERWLAVFNEIHTADDLEPIRLLPGEPGDTLYQRLDAPVSDRVDGDLVSVVMSAYRPDRDLLTAVRSVLAQTWHNIELLLIDDASPPGSEHLLEEAAAMDPRVRLVRAPTNGGTYEARNIALAIAEGRWMTFQDSDDWTHPRRVEHQVRHLLGSKQALANRTWTLRSFPDVTMTYVGYEASRLNASSLLFDRAAVIDLVGDFDGTRKTGDVELPLRLDAVRPGSVRDLKHPAPLAITQLRAGSLSRNDSVPGWIRWDRLAYRDSFSEWHQQAADGRMSAVLPTRSGRRPFPLPRSSWEPDRSKNSAVQPWDVVVLGDFRPMGQGVLRSLGVARTSSDAGLRTAVAHAESTRALRVPRSVLTPLLSTEVRLGRLGLTNAHEEEVTDLLVVTSPDSVLHLDEAQLRTGAVLVVADETDPESWSVATVDRRCEELFGVLPIWGGPQRRHVTPDGPSAVRRAVPDERWCRSDLPVVSGVRWSVVAHDHRRAHTADSTVVMGHHLDDHPRRWPKQASDLRSASPELITLPGGRSSVPVELHTLSPLTVPTRVLGRQQPEPSWLSLAGTGMTVREFLSHLDAWVYLGRWDDEAELAALEALAAGLPCVLHEDAAVSGLTGPVRYVQPKGVRVALEELLGHTPTAATSANLRQSEWGRTLERLRTSPGEPTA; this is encoded by the coding sequence ATGGACCCGTGGGACAAGCTCGTCACGCAGCTCGCTTCCGGCCTCGACGAGCGAGCGGTCCGCGGGTACACCCGGCTCGGCATCCGGACCCGCAGCCCGCTGATCCGGGAGGTCCTGCAGGCCGCCGGGGAGACGGCGGCGCTCGGGTGGGTCACGGCGCTGGGCGGCGCGTCGGACTCGCACGCGCGTGGTCTCGAGATCCTGGACAGGGCGGTCAGCGAGGTCGGTGTGGAGGCCGTACCGGACACCGCACTGGCCATCTGGGGGCACCTGCTGCTGCGGGCTGGTCGCGACGTCGACCTCCAGGCACTGGTCGACAACGACGCCGCACCGCTTCCCCTGATCGACCGGTGGATGCTGCGATCTGACCTGCTCAACCCCCACCGGACCGCCGGCGGCCCTGGCGCGACCGGCGCCCCGGACCCGGACGGCTTGCGTGCGGCGGAGGAACGCTGGCTCGCGGTCTTCAACGAGATCCACACCGCCGACGATCTCGAACCCATCCGGCTGCTGCCCGGCGAGCCGGGCGACACCCTCTACCAGCGACTGGATGCTCCCGTCTCCGACCGGGTCGACGGCGACCTCGTCAGCGTCGTCATGTCGGCCTACCGCCCGGATCGGGACCTGCTGACCGCCGTGCGCAGCGTTCTCGCCCAGACCTGGCACAACATCGAGCTCCTCCTCATCGATGATGCCTCCCCGCCGGGATCCGAGCACCTGCTCGAGGAGGCCGCGGCCATGGACCCCCGCGTCCGTCTGGTCCGCGCCCCCACCAACGGTGGGACCTACGAAGCGCGCAACATCGCCCTGGCCATCGCCGAGGGGCGCTGGATGACCTTCCAGGACAGCGACGACTGGACGCACCCCCGCCGCGTGGAGCACCAGGTGCGCCACCTCCTCGGCTCCAAGCAGGCCCTGGCCAACCGGACGTGGACCCTGCGCTCCTTCCCGGACGTCACCATGACCTACGTGGGATACGAGGCGTCTCGTCTCAACGCCAGCTCCCTGCTCTTCGACCGAGCGGCGGTCATCGACCTCGTCGGCGACTTCGACGGGACGCGCAAGACGGGGGATGTCGAGCTGCCCCTGCGCCTCGACGCGGTGCGGCCCGGGAGCGTTCGCGATCTCAAGCACCCCGCGCCGCTGGCCATCACCCAGCTGCGCGCGGGCTCCCTCTCGCGCAACGACTCCGTCCCCGGGTGGATCCGGTGGGACCGGCTGGCCTACCGCGACAGCTTCTCCGAGTGGCACCAACAGGCCGCGGACGGTCGGATGAGCGCCGTCCTGCCGACCCGGAGCGGCCGGCGACCCTTCCCCCTGCCTCGCTCCTCGTGGGAGCCGGACCGGTCCAAGAACAGTGCGGTCCAGCCGTGGGACGTCGTCGTGCTCGGGGACTTCCGGCCCATGGGCCAGGGCGTGCTGCGCTCGTTGGGCGTGGCCCGCACGTCGAGCGATGCCGGGCTGCGCACCGCGGTGGCCCACGCCGAGTCCACGCGCGCACTCCGGGTCCCCCGGTCGGTCCTGACGCCGCTGCTCTCGACCGAGGTGCGCCTCGGGCGTCTCGGCCTGACCAACGCGCACGAAGAGGAAGTGACCGACCTGCTCGTCGTCACGAGCCCCGACAGCGTCCTCCACCTCGACGAGGCGCAGCTGCGCACCGGCGCCGTCCTCGTCGTGGCCGACGAGACGGACCCCGAGTCCTGGAGCGTCGCCACGGTCGACCGCCGGTGCGAGGAGCTCTTCGGCGTGCTGCCCATCTGGGGCGGGCCCCAGCGACGCCACGTCACGCCCGACGGACCATCTGCGGTCCGCCGCGCCGTCCCGGACGAGCGGTGGTGCCGGTCGGACCTTCCGGTCGTGTCCGGTGTCCGCTGGTCAGTGGTGGCCCATGACCATCGCCGGGCGCACACCGCTGACTCGACGGTGGTCATGGGCCACCACCTCGACGACCACCCCCGACGCTGGCCCAAGCAGGCATCTGACCTCCGCAGCGCCTCGCCCGAGTTGATCACGCTCCCTGGAGGTCGCTCGAGCGTGCCCGTCGAGCTCCACACCCTGTCCCCCCTGACCGTGCCCACCCGGGTGCTGGGACGCCAGCAGCCGGAGCCGTCATGGCTCTCGCTCGCGGGCACCGGCATGACGGTCCGCGAGTTCCTCTCGCACCTCGATGCGTGGGTCTACCTCGGTCGGTGGGACGACGAGGCCGAGCTCGCTGCCCTCGAGGCCCTGGCCGCCGGCCTGCCCTGCGTGCTCCACGAGGACGCCGCCGTCAGCGGGCTGACAGGCCCCGTCCGGTACGTACAGCCGAAGGGAGTGCGCGTCGCGCTGGAGGAGCTGCTCGGGCACACGCCGACGGCAGCAACCTCCGCGAACCTCCGCCAGTCGGAGTGGGGACGCACGCTCGAGCGGCTACGGACCAGCCCGGGCGAGCCCACCGCCTGA
- a CDS encoding glycosyltransferase family 4 protein yields MADLRRLRDRLVRRLGRGGTTSGPVAPGDEEAMARLAELTSAGRHEEALALAHEEYQRTARQSDPDKALLRQIQMSASKAGNLSLHIKTLRRRIEVAPHDTGLPKYLRAAEGRWNESEPGWLPTIDPAILADLPEPAPRDRSRTRVLHLLKIGMPQRQSGYSMRSMYTLTGQVDAGLDPVAVTALDFPRSIGVEEVPDEEVVARVRYRHLLRDSIPDKEPWDEYLTAYATALAPVVAQESPDLIHVHSGHRGTEAALVAISVGRALGIPVVYEVRGFFEALWTKDTDWAERSEVYERRRAAEAHCLREAAAVVTLSESMKDDIVARDVDPDHVHVVPNGVDPEAFVPVARDQELAGRLGLRDRFVFGYVSNLDHRREGQELLIDAALELRRRGVDATALIVGDGSRREVLEAHAVEREAGDAVHFTGRIPHDQVSQYYAQLDVFVIPRINERAARLVTPLKPFEAMALGLPLVVSDLPALQEITGNGDRGLTFTTGDASSLADVLEGLAASPTDRQELADKGRRWVLGHRTWAHNDDRYARIYAEVLG; encoded by the coding sequence GTGGCTGATCTGAGACGTCTGCGTGACCGACTGGTTCGACGGCTGGGGCGAGGTGGCACCACCTCCGGACCTGTTGCCCCTGGTGACGAGGAGGCGATGGCCCGACTGGCCGAGCTCACCTCGGCAGGCCGCCACGAGGAGGCTCTGGCCCTGGCGCACGAGGAGTACCAGCGCACGGCGCGCCAGAGCGACCCGGACAAGGCGCTCCTGCGGCAGATCCAGATGAGCGCATCCAAGGCCGGCAACCTGAGCCTGCACATCAAGACCCTGCGGCGCCGCATCGAGGTCGCACCCCACGACACCGGGCTGCCCAAGTACCTGCGTGCGGCCGAGGGACGATGGAACGAGTCCGAGCCGGGGTGGCTGCCGACGATCGACCCCGCCATCCTGGCTGACCTGCCCGAGCCCGCTCCCCGTGACCGATCCCGGACGCGAGTGCTGCACCTGCTGAAGATCGGTATGCCGCAGCGGCAAAGCGGTTACTCGATGCGCAGCATGTACACCCTGACGGGCCAGGTCGACGCCGGGCTGGACCCGGTGGCCGTGACCGCGCTGGACTTCCCTCGGAGCATCGGCGTCGAGGAGGTCCCAGACGAGGAGGTCGTCGCACGAGTGCGCTACCGGCACCTGCTGCGCGACAGCATCCCCGACAAGGAGCCGTGGGACGAGTACCTGACCGCCTATGCCACCGCGCTTGCTCCGGTGGTCGCTCAGGAGTCGCCCGATCTCATCCACGTCCACTCGGGCCACCGCGGGACCGAGGCAGCACTCGTTGCGATCTCCGTCGGCCGAGCCCTCGGCATCCCCGTCGTGTACGAGGTTCGCGGATTCTTCGAGGCCCTGTGGACCAAGGACACTGACTGGGCCGAGCGCTCCGAGGTCTACGAGCGTCGTCGGGCCGCCGAGGCCCACTGCCTGCGCGAGGCGGCTGCTGTCGTCACCCTGAGCGAGTCCATGAAGGACGACATCGTGGCCCGCGACGTCGACCCGGATCACGTCCACGTGGTGCCCAACGGTGTGGACCCGGAGGCCTTTGTCCCTGTCGCCCGGGACCAAGAGCTCGCCGGTCGGCTCGGCCTGCGCGACCGCTTCGTCTTCGGGTACGTGTCCAACCTCGATCATCGTCGGGAGGGCCAGGAGCTGCTCATCGACGCGGCGCTCGAGCTGCGGCGTCGAGGAGTGGATGCCACCGCACTCATCGTCGGGGACGGTTCGCGCCGGGAGGTGCTGGAGGCCCATGCCGTCGAGCGCGAGGCCGGCGACGCCGTCCACTTCACAGGTCGCATCCCGCACGACCAGGTCTCGCAGTACTACGCCCAGCTGGACGTCTTCGTCATCCCGCGCATCAACGAGCGCGCGGCCCGCCTCGTGACCCCCCTCAAGCCCTTCGAAGCGATGGCCCTGGGGCTCCCCCTGGTGGTCTCGGACCTGCCGGCGCTGCAGGAGATCACCGGCAACGGTGACCGTGGACTGACCTTCACCACCGGTGATGCGTCATCGCTGGCTGACGTGCTGGAGGGCCTGGCGGCCTCACCGACCGATCGCCAGGAGCTTGCCGACAAGGGGCGCCGGTGGGTGCTCGGGCACCGCACGTGGGCGCACAACGATGACCGCTACGCGCGGATCTACGCCGAGGTCCTCGGGTAG
- a CDS encoding glycosyltransferase translates to MGSAADNAPARVVLMSSNGTGMGHLTRLLAYAQGLEGADVRFLSMSTAVPVVAAMGHRYEYLPSRGSSGLRAATWRRLFLDRLVEYLRRTRPDVVVFDGTHPYAGMDLAREAVPGARWVWSRRAMWRPDRNVDQLAKESWFDLVLEPGDLAQASDRGATVGRNARRVGPVTLVDTVDLQDRATARRALALPAEGPLALVSLGAGNINDTSGDLGAVVAGLSDLGVGACVTQAEIAGQAGTSLDVHHVRDFPISRRFAAFDLAVSAAGYNSFHENLRLGLPSLFVPNTHTNLDDQETRVEHAVRSGWALGATDLASSSTGSLLADLLERGPQMAALARAADPGNGAPQAAAVIRELLSLPSSGVA, encoded by the coding sequence ATGGGATCCGCTGCCGACAACGCGCCCGCACGAGTGGTCCTCATGTCGAGCAATGGCACGGGGATGGGGCACCTCACCCGGTTGCTGGCCTACGCGCAGGGCCTCGAGGGTGCCGACGTGCGGTTCCTGTCGATGTCCACGGCCGTCCCGGTCGTCGCCGCGATGGGCCACCGCTACGAGTACCTGCCCTCTCGGGGCAGCAGCGGGTTGCGGGCGGCGACCTGGCGCCGACTCTTCCTCGACCGGCTCGTCGAGTACCTGAGGCGGACCCGTCCCGATGTCGTCGTCTTCGACGGCACCCACCCATATGCAGGTATGGACCTCGCCCGTGAGGCCGTCCCCGGTGCCCGGTGGGTGTGGTCGCGCCGGGCCATGTGGCGCCCCGACCGCAATGTCGACCAGCTGGCCAAGGAGAGCTGGTTCGATCTCGTGCTCGAGCCCGGCGACCTCGCCCAGGCATCGGACCGTGGTGCCACGGTCGGTCGCAACGCGCGACGAGTGGGGCCGGTGACCCTCGTCGACACGGTCGACCTGCAGGATCGGGCCACCGCGCGGCGCGCGCTCGCACTGCCGGCCGAGGGCCCGCTCGCGCTGGTCTCCCTCGGCGCGGGCAACATCAACGACACGAGCGGTGACCTCGGCGCCGTCGTCGCGGGTCTGTCCGACCTGGGTGTGGGTGCGTGCGTGACGCAGGCCGAGATCGCCGGGCAGGCCGGCACGAGCCTGGACGTCCACCATGTGCGGGACTTCCCCATCAGCCGTCGGTTCGCGGCCTTCGACCTCGCGGTGAGCGCAGCGGGCTACAACTCCTTCCACGAGAACCTGCGCCTGGGCCTGCCGAGCCTGTTCGTGCCCAACACCCACACCAACCTCGATGATCAGGAGACCCGCGTGGAGCACGCTGTCCGCTCCGGGTGGGCGCTGGGCGCCACCGACCTGGCCTCCTCGTCGACGGGGTCGCTCCTGGCCGACCTGCTCGAGCGCGGGCCGCAGATGGCGGCGCTCGCCCGCGCGGCGGACCCCGGCAACGGCGCGCCCCAGGCCGCCGCGGTCATCCGAGAGCTGTTGTCCCTCCCTTCGTCCGGAGTCGCCTGA